In the genome of Coregonus clupeaformis isolate EN_2021a chromosome 11, ASM2061545v1, whole genome shotgun sequence, one region contains:
- the LOC121577361 gene encoding PCNA-associated factor, with protein sequence MVRTKADSVPGTYRKAVAASAPRKSLGASSSANASSSSQAGTPAKSKFAGGNPVCPRPTPTWQKGIGDFFGGPGWKPEKENQLPQSDDEEAGGSGVSKASKKSRPLPGEDDDE encoded by the exons ATGGTGAGGACGAAGGCAGACAGTGTCCCCGGAACTTACAGAAAAG CTGTGGCTGCATCTGCACCCAGGAAGTCATTGGGTGCCTCGAGTTCTGCAAATGCATCAAGCAGCTCTCAAGCAGGCACCCCTG CAAAGAGTAAATTTGCTGGCGGGAATCCTGTGTGTCCTCGGCCCACCCCAACTTGGCAAAAAGGCATTGGGGATTTCTTTGGTGGGCCCGGCTGGAAGCCTGAGAAAGAGAACCAGCTCCCCCAGTCAGATGATGAAGAGGCCGGAGGTAGTGGAGTGTCCAAGGCATCCAAGAA ATCCAGACCACTGCCTGGTGAAGACGATGATGAATGA